TTGAATTAACAAATCTGATTAAATCATTAATTAATAGAAATCCAGAGTTATTAATAATTACCTGCAACAAATTATATGATACTGGCAACGAACCCCATCAAATAATTATTGGATTATTGAATATAACAAGAGATTTACTACTTTACAATAGAAATAATAAATACTCAGATCTTTATTATACCTCTGATGAATTTCAAAATGAATTGGATAAACTCTCAAAAACAATAAATAAATCAACAATAATTAATTGGCATAATAATCTAAGAAATATTGAATATCAAATTAAAACAAGTGATAATCCAAGACTTTGGTTGGAAATACATTTAACTGGCCTTCTAGATTCCCAAGAGATAAATAGTTTTAAAAATAAGCAAGAAAATAAAAATAATACAACTATAGAGAAGCATGAAAGTATAAAAAACAAGGCAATAATTAATAAAGAAAATATGTCTGATGAAATTCGCAAAAAAAGCATCAAAGAGCATATAAATGGCGAGGAATTGATCGTAAAAAAAGAGGAGAAATTAGAAATTTTTAACGTTCCTGCAAAAGAAAGTATGGAGAATATTTCTGATAATTACCAAAATGATTCTAGGCCAAATAATTTAAAAGATAAATGGGAATTAATTCTTTCTAAATTAGAGTTACCATCAACAAGAATGTTACTTAAACAACAAGCCGAACTTGAAAGTTTTAATTCTGAGAAAATCACAATTGCATTATCTCCAAACTGGGAAAATATGATAAAAAGCAGAAAAGTTATAATTGAAGATACGGTAAAAAAGATATTTGGAGAGCAAATAATACTTAATTTTTCTACCAAACAATTAACTAAAAGTAATCCAACGAACTCTCCGTCAAACAAAAATGAAGTAAAAAATCTGAAAGAAATAAAAACAATAGAACCAAAAACTAATTTTTCAACAAAAATATCAAAAGAGGAAACTTATGATGATAGTTCAAAAAACTTAGCAGATTTTTTTAATGGCGAAATTATAGACATTGATGAATAAATTAAACTCCAGTATGAAGAGTTTTTCGCCAAAGAATCTTTTTTGGAAAAATAGACATTTTTATTGTTACCCAAGGAATTACTAGAAACCAATGTGATAAATAAAAAACGGATAAAAATATCATCAAAAAATTTCCTTTATCCAATACAGGCACTTCACTTTTGCAATATGAGCCATACCAAAAAGCTATTCCAGATAACATAAAAGCTGTCAATGAAATAGGGAAGTAAATTGGTGAATCTAATAAAGCGATACTGAAAACTAAATCAAAAATAGAAATAATTGGCAGTGCATATTGCAAGATGAAGAAGTAAGTTAAATCAAATTTCTGAAAATAATCAATTTTTTTAGTAAGTAATTGATCTCCATAATCAAAGAATCTTTGCAAGCCACCCTCTGCCCATCTTTGCCTTTGAGCTAATAAAGCATTTAAGTTCTCAACTGCTTCTTCCATTACTGGAGGATCCCATAAGATTCCAATTCTAGATTGTGATAATAATAATCTTAAACTTAAATCTAGATCATCCGTAACTGTCTCTTCATTAAAGGAACCACATGCCAATAATGTATCTTTTTTAATTAATTGCCCATTTCCCCTTAATTCAGAAACTCCAGCAACTGATAACCTTCCATATTGAAAGATAGCGTCCATAGCCATCTCCATTGACTGGCATGAAGTTAAAAAATTCTTACTCACATTTGTTACTGATTTTCTTAATTGAACCGCAGACCAATCTCCCTCTTCTACAAAACTAAATAACCTTATCAAAGAATCTTTTTTGAGTTGAGCATCAGCATCCAAGACTAAGAGCCATTCACCATGAGTAAACTTCAAGGCATAATTTAAAGCTCCTGACTTCCCGCCGCCTGCGTTTGGAGAACGACTGATAACTTTTAACTTTTCAAATTGCCTGGATAATCGATCTAAAATTAAAGGCGTCTTATCCGAACTCCCATCATCAATAATATAAATATTTAATTTATTTGTTGGATAATCTAAATTAAATAACCTTTCAACTAATCTTGCTATAACATTCTCTTCATCTCTAGCTGCAACTAAAATATCAAGAAAAGGTAAATCTTTATTACTGACTCTACTGCTAAAAGTATTTAAAAAGTTGTTCCTTTTGAAATTTCTAGAAATAACTATTAATCCATAAAAAGCAATCAAAAATGAAAGAGTCAATATAAAGTAAAAAAACCCTCTGATATTGTAAAAATGAGGAATGATTGCTACCAAGAAACAAGCATTAAGAAATAAAAACGACTTCAATCTTCGATTTTTATAAAAACTCGTGCTCATAAAAGTAAATTGCTAATTATTTAATTCTCATTGAGACAATATCTCAAATTTTTCAAGTTTTGCATCTCGATAGTAATGATTCAATATTTGTTCATAAGAGAATCCTAAATCAGCCATTTCAATTGCTCCTGACTGTGATAAACCTACACCATGGCCGAAGCCTCCTCCCTTCAAAAGCCATAAATCATCACTTAATTTATTAATAGTGAATAAATTACTAGGTAAAAAACTCAATACCCGTCGAATATCATCTTTAACTAGAATAATAGATTTATTAACTTTGTTCGTCTGAATTTCTAATTTTGTCACTCTGCCACTTGAACCACGTTCAATAGCATTTAAATCCAACACATTTTCATTAATGTTTATAAGTTTGTTTTTAATTAACTTTTCTTTAATTTCAAGACTAGAAATTTCCTTATTCCAACGAAAAAGAGAGTGATTGCTTCCATAAAACTGTTCTTTATCAAAGTCTAAAAAATTATTTAATTCAGATTCACTTGTAATTGGAGGTTTAAAAATTTGATTTAATGCCTTAGAACCGTCTATCGTCGTATTAAAGTAAGGGTAATTTTGCATTTGCCAAGACTCACCAGCTGTGGCAGATATACCACCATTAGAACCATGATAAAAAGCATTTATGGGTTGATTTTCATATTTAAGAATTAAATTTGAAGTTGCTTCTATAGCTTTTTGTACCTTTATATTTTTTATTTTAGGAGGCTTATAAACTTGGCATTGAGTGCTTATACATAAATGATATTTATCCATATTAAATCTATCAGAATTAAAAATTCCCCAAGTTCGGGCAATAACTGCTTGTGCCTTGAGTGCTTCAATATGAGAACTCGGTCCAATTTCGTATGGCAAAACACCTTCCAAATAATCATCAAACTTAATTTTCTGTATTAACGTCCAACTTCCATATGAATCTTGTCTTAAATAAAAATTCTTGCCAAAAGTAACATCATTTATTTTTATTTCCTCGTCAGCATAAATATGTATTGGTCCTTCGAGTTTCTTAAAAATATTCTCACTACTTAGAAAAGGAGTAATTTGTATATTTTTTATTTTTCTGAAAATCTTATTTTTTAATTCAAATTCTGGTAGATCATCTTCAAATGGAATCCATACTTCCCAATATTTAGGGTAAGCAACGGTAGTCTTAAATCCTTTATCTTTTAGTTTATCTGCTTGTTTCTTTGCTGATTCATAACTCGCAAAAGGCCCAAAAACAATTCTTTCAATTGTTTTTGGATTTTTGAGAGGTATATTCCTCCAAGTAATTTTAATCTGTTTTGATTTGTGTTTAATACCATTAGATGAAATCAAGTTTAAAAAGCCTTTATCAGTTATAAAATTAATATTCTTTCTCTTAGAAAAATTATCATTTTCCCCACCAAGATATTGCTTTAAACCAATTAAAAATTTTCCTTTTTTAATTTCTGTATTGAGTTCAATCTTTAGCAATTCTTCCGCGACTAAATTAAAAGTAAATTTAGTGTCAATTAGTATAAGAGAAATAAAGCCTAAAAATAAATTTAGAAAGTTAGATTTAAGTTTCATAAGCAGCAACTTTCCTTATCAATTAAAAACTTTAATTTGCACCAATGCGTATAAAGGTTTAGATTATTTAAATTAAACACATTTGACTTAAATGTCTAAACTAAAAACTCGTAAATCAGCTGCCAAAAGATTTAAAGCTACTGCAACGGGTAAATTTATGAGAAGACGAGCTTTCCATAATCATTTACTTGATCATAAAAGCTCAAAAGTAAAAAGACATCTTTCAACGAAAGCCGTAGTTGATGAAAGAGATGCTGATAATGTAAGATTGATGATTCCATACGCATAACTTATTAACCCATTTTCCTTAATAATTCATGGCACGTGTTAAAAGAGGCAATATAGCCAGAAAAAGAAGAAACAAAATCTTAAATCTTGCAAAAGGTTTTAGAGGAGGAAACAAAAATCTTTTCAGAACAGCAAATCAAAGGGTAATGAAAGCCCTTTGTAATGCTTACAGAGATCGAAGAAGAAGAAAAAGAGATTTTAGAAGACTTTGGATTTCTAGAATTAATGCTTCAGCCAGAATAAATGGTACTAACTACAGCAAGTTAATAAATGGCATGAAAAATTCAGAAATTATAATTAACAGAAAAATGCTTGCTCAATTAGCCTTAAATGATCCAAAATGTTTTGAAAAAATAGTTTCTTCCGTTAGCCATTAAAAAAAAGAATATAATTTAAAAAAGTAATTATAAATAATGGAAATATCTTCCTTTCAATCGTATTTAATAATTCTTTTTACAGTACTAATAATAATTTCTATTTTTGTATTCAGACAATTTCTAAAAACAAGAAGTGAAGAATTTAATTTAGTAAAATTTGAACAGAAAGGTTTAGATTCTCTATCTAAAGCTACAGAATTATATGAATTTGGGTCTGTTCAGATAAAAAAAAGATTATATGCTGAAGCAACTAAGACTTTTTTAAAAGCAATTGAAAATTATGAAAATGAACCTGATGAAGCCAAAGCCATAATAAATAACGCTTTGGGATTTTCTTATGCTGCTCAAAATGAATTTAAAAAAGCCATTAAATATTATAATTATGCAATAAAATCACTCCCTGAATATCCGATAGCTCTAAATAATCTCGCATCAGCACAACAGCGTTTATTGGAATACGACTTAGCATATGCTACTTATCAAAAGGTTTTAGTGATAGATCCAAAAAACAAAACAGCAATTAAAAAAAGTAAGGAGTTAGAAAAAAGAAATAATTACAAACCTTATGAAGGGATAAAAAATAAGGGATTCTAAATATGGAAAATTATTCATCTTTACTAATTGGAGGAAAACAATTTTCCAGTAGATTAATGGTAGGTACTGGCAAGTACAAATCTACACAAGATATGGTACAAAGCTTATCAAACTCCGAAACAGAAATTATAACCGTCGCTGTAAGAAGAATTAAAAATAATCAAACAGGAGAAAATTTACTCGAAAAGATTAATTGGGAAAAATACTGGATGCTTCCTAATACAGCGGGTTGTGTAAATGCCGATGAGGCAGTCAGAATAGCAATTTTGGGAAGAGAACTTGCAAAATTATCTGGTCAAGAAGAAAATAATTTTGTCAAGTTGGAAGTTATTCCTGACAAAAAGTATTTACTGCCAGATCCAATAGAAACACTAAAAGCAGCTGAAGTTTTAATAAAAAAAGGTTTTGCTGTACTTCCCTATATCAATGCAGATCCTATTCTTGCAAAAAGACTAGAGGAACTAGGTTGTTCAACTGTAATGCCATTAGGCTCGCCTATTGGCTCAGGACAGGGTTTATTAAATTTATCAAACATAACAATAATTATTGAAAATGCCAGAGTGCCAGTGATAATTGACGCGGGAATTGGGGTACCAAGTGAAGCTTCTCAAGCCATGGAACTTGGAGCTGATGGTGTATTAATCAATAGTGCAATAGCACAAGCTGAAAATCCGCCTCTAATGGCTCAAGCTATAAATTATGGAGTAAAGGCAGGGAGGCAAGCTTTTCTAGCGGGAAGAATTAAAAAACAAGACTTTGCAGTAGCAAGTTCACCGGAAGTAAATATATCTATATAATTCTCTAAATTGAGCAAAGTTTAAAAAAATAGTAAAAATTTTTTACTAGATTTTATGTATCGTATTAAGAAAGAAGATTTGAAACTATTTACAATGTTTTTTCGCAAATTGGAAGCACGCTGTAGTAATTTAATAAATATATTATGAATCTATTAATTCTGGAGATCTGAGTGAAAGTTATTGTTCTTGGTGGAGATGGTTTTTGCGGTTGGCCTTGTGCGGTGAATTTAGCAGAGCAAAATCATGATGTAATTATTGTCGACAATTTAAGTCGTAGAAAAATTGATATTGATCTAGAGGTAGAATCTTTAACTCCAATTGCTTCGATAACAGAACGGCTTTCTGCATGGAAAGAGATTGGAGGTAAGCCTATGAGATTTCTTAATATGGATATCTCTAAGCAATATCAAAAATTACTCAATTTGCTCATTGATGAAAAACCAGATTCCGTGATTCATTTTGCAGAACAAAGAGCAGCACCTTACTCGATGAAATCTAGTTTTACCAAAAGATATACAGTTGATAATAATGTTAATGGCACCCACAACCTTCTTGCTGCAATAGTAGAGAGTAATCTAGATATTCATGTTGTTCATTTAGGAACAATGGGAGTCTACGGATATGGATCACATAGAGGCGCAACAATTCCAGAAGGTTATCTAAAAGTTGAAGTTCCACAACCAGATGGAAGTCGCTTTGAAGAAGAAATATTACACCCTGCAAGTCCAGGTAGTGTCTACCATATGACTAAAACTTTAGATCAATTATTATTTCTTTACTACAACAAAAATGATCTTGTAAGGATCACTGATCTACATCAAGGCATTGTTTGGGGAACAAATACAGAAGCAACCTTAAAAGATCCTAGATTGACAAACCGATTTGACTATGACGGAGATTATGGAACTGTTTTAAACAGATTTCTAATGCAAGCTGCAATTGGATATCCATTAAGTGTTCATGGGACAGGAGGGCAAACAAGAGCATTTATACATATAAAAGACTCTGTAAAATGCGTACAACTTGCTCTTGAAAATCCTCCAAAATCTGGAGAAAGAGTCAAAATCTTCAATCAAATGACTGAGAGTCATCAAGTTGGAGAATTAGCTAAAAAAGTTGCTTCTCTAACAGGAGCTGATATCAATTATTTACCAAATCCAAGGAATGAAGCGGTAGAAAATGATCTAATTGTTGATAATAAATGCTTCATAGAATTAGGTTTAAACCCAACGACTCTTGATAATGGCTTATTAGAAGAAGTTGTTGAAGTTGCTAAAAAATACTCCAATAGATGTGATCTTAAGCGCATCCCTTGTGTTTCATCCTGGACTAAAAAACAAGCTGAGGCTATAAAGACTAAGTAAAATTTCTGAAATAGGTACCTAAGAAAGTGAAAATTGCATTGTTTACTGAAACTTTTTTACCTAAAGTTGACGGCATAGTCACAAGACTGACTAAAACGATTGAATTTTTAATAAAAAATGGTAATGAAGTTATAATTTTCTGCCCAGAGGGGTGTCCAGAATCATATATGGGAGCAACTGTAGTTGGAGTTGCTGCGATGCCATTACCCTTATACCCAGAGTTGAAGCTTGGCTTACCAGGTCCTGCAGTTTCAGATAAGTTAGAAAAATTTAACCCAGATTTGATACATGTTGTTAATCCAGCTGTACTTGGATTAGGTGGTATATGGTTGGCGAAAACTAATAATATTCCTTTAATTGCTAGCTACCATACTCATCTTCCAAAATATCTGGAACATTACGGTATGGGAATGTTAGAGCCACTTTTGTGGGAATTACTTAAAGCAGCTCATAATCAAGCCTTGTTAAACTTATGTACTTCAACTGCTATGGTCAATGAGTTAAAAGATAAAGGTATTCAAAGGACTGCTCTATGGCAAAGAGGAGTAGATACTTACAGTTTCCGACCAGATTTGAGAAGTGAGAGAATGAGAGAAAAATTATTTGGTAAATATAAAGACGCTGATTACTTATTGATTTATGTAGGAAGATTATCAGCAGAAAAGCAAATTGAAAGAATTAAACCAGTCTTAGAAAGTATCCCTAATGCTTGCCTAGCACTTGTGGGTGATGGACCATACAGAAACCAGCTTGAAAAAATTTTCGAAAATACTAAGACTAATTTCATAGGATATTTATCTGGCGATGAACTTGCTAGCGCCTATGCCTCTGGAGATATATTTTTATTTCCATCTAGTACAGAAACACTTGGATTGGTTTTACTAGAAGCAATGGCAGCAGGATGTCCAGTTATCGGAGCCAACAAGGGGGGGATTCCAGATATTATTAGCGATGGGATTAATGGTTGTTTATATGATCCTGATGAAAAAGATAATGGAGAACAGAGTTTGATTGAAGCGACAAAAAAAATTCTAGAGAATGAAGATAAAAGAGAAGTTATGAGAAAAGAGGCACGAAACGAAGCAGAAAAATGGGATTGGAATCAAGCAACGTTACAACTGCAAAATTATTATGAAAATACTCTCAAAGAAATAGATTAAACTTAGTATTAATTATGCTACGTGTGGAGGCGTAGGACTACTATACGAAGTTAAGGGAAGTATTAGAGTAGCGATATTTTGATTCTTTTCAGGCCTTTTTTTCTTTGAGAATTTTTTACCAAAAGGTACTCTTATGACATTAGTTCCCTCAATGGAACAAATGTTTGAGTTATCTCCTGAAAAATTATTGACAAAATTTGGTAAGTCGACGTTCTTAACTGGCAGGTGCTTAACATTACCAGATTTAAAATCTTTTGTCATAGCTTCAAATACCCCAAAAAATTTGATGCTCGAATATTTTAATAAAAAAATTTAAAAAAATTCTATAAGAAAATATTAAATTTTTATTCAAACTTATAATAACTAAGTAAATACAAGAAAGCTAGGCCTTTAAGCACATTTTTTTTCTTCGAAATTCTCTCCTTGATTTACATTGCAAGAACAAATTAAATTGCGATCGCCATATGCATTATTGATCCTAGAAACTGAAGACCAAAACTTAATAGAAGTTGGAGTTTTATAAGGGAAAGAAGCTTTTTCTTTTGAATAAGGATAATGCCAATTGTCAGTAATTAACTCTTTCAGAGTATGGGGAGCGTTACTAATTACATTATTATTCTTTAATTCAATATTTTTTTCTATTTCGCTAATTTCTTCTCCGATCAAGAGCATAGCCTCACAAAATCTATCCAATTCAGCCAAACTTTCACTTTCAGTAGGCTCTATCATTATGGTCTCTGGAACAGGCCAACTTATAGTTGGGGCATGAAAACTATAATCTATTAATCTTTTAGCTAAATCATTTACACTCAAACCAGTTTTAGATTTTAAATCTCTAAAATCTAAAATACATTCATGTGCGACAAAATTATTTCTTCCTTTATAAAGAATCTCGAATTTATGCTTTAAAGAATGAGCAATATAATTTGCAGATAAAATTGCATGCGCAGTTGCTTTCCTTAAACCACTAAGACCAGACATCTTTATGTACAT
This window of the Prochlorococcus sp. MIT 1314 genome carries:
- a CDS encoding SpoIID/LytB domain-containing protein, translated to MKLKSNFLNLFLGFISLILIDTKFTFNLVAEELLKIELNTEIKKGKFLIGLKQYLGGENDNFSKRKNINFITDKGFLNLISSNGIKHKSKQIKITWRNIPLKNPKTIERIVFGPFASYESAKKQADKLKDKGFKTTVAYPKYWEVWIPFEDDLPEFELKNKIFRKIKNIQITPFLSSENIFKKLEGPIHIYADEEIKINDVTFGKNFYLRQDSYGSWTLIQKIKFDDYLEGVLPYEIGPSSHIEALKAQAVIARTWGIFNSDRFNMDKYHLCISTQCQVYKPPKIKNIKVQKAIEATSNLILKYENQPINAFYHGSNGGISATAGESWQMQNYPYFNTTIDGSKALNQIFKPPITSESELNNFLDFDKEQFYGSNHSLFRWNKEISSLEIKEKLIKNKLININENVLDLNAIERGSSGRVTKLEIQTNKVNKSIILVKDDIRRVLSFLPSNLFTINKLSDDLWLLKGGGFGHGVGLSQSGAIEMADLGFSYEQILNHYYRDAKLEKFEILSQ
- a CDS encoding thiazole synthase, producing the protein MENYSSLLIGGKQFSSRLMVGTGKYKSTQDMVQSLSNSETEIITVAVRRIKNNQTGENLLEKINWEKYWMLPNTAGCVNADEAVRIAILGRELAKLSGQEENNFVKLEVIPDKKYLLPDPIETLKAAEVLIKKGFAVLPYINADPILAKRLEELGCSTVMPLGSPIGSGQGLLNLSNITIIIENARVPVIIDAGIGVPSEASQAMELGADGVLINSAIAQAENPPLMAQAINYGVKAGRQAFLAGRIKKQDFAVASSPEVNISI
- a CDS encoding NAD-dependent epimerase/dehydratase family protein, giving the protein MKVIVLGGDGFCGWPCAVNLAEQNHDVIIVDNLSRRKIDIDLEVESLTPIASITERLSAWKEIGGKPMRFLNMDISKQYQKLLNLLIDEKPDSVIHFAEQRAAPYSMKSSFTKRYTVDNNVNGTHNLLAAIVESNLDIHVVHLGTMGVYGYGSHRGATIPEGYLKVEVPQPDGSRFEEEILHPASPGSVYHMTKTLDQLLFLYYNKNDLVRITDLHQGIVWGTNTEATLKDPRLTNRFDYDGDYGTVLNRFLMQAAIGYPLSVHGTGGQTRAFIHIKDSVKCVQLALENPPKSGERVKIFNQMTESHQVGELAKKVASLTGADINYLPNPRNEAVENDLIVDNKCFIELGLNPTTLDNGLLEEVVEVAKKYSNRCDLKRIPCVSSWTKKQAEAIKTK
- a CDS encoding DNA polymerase III subunit gamma/tau is translated as MSNIHKPFHQKYRPSNLDELVGQNFISITLKQALLTNKIAPAYLFNGPRGTGKTSSARIFAKSLNCHAFENPTINPCNKCILCRQISDGNALDIIEIDAASNTGVENIREIIERARFAPTQARWKVYVIDECHMLSTAASNALLKTIEEPPSRVVFILATTNPERVLNTIKSRCQNFDFRRISPSDIFKHLSEIAEKESIQYEVQALNMIAKRSNGGMRDAQSLLEQLNLLPEGITIKNIQNLLGEVPEIELTNLIKSLINRNPELLIITCNKLYDTGNEPHQIIIGLLNITRDLLLYNRNNKYSDLYYTSDEFQNELDKLSKTINKSTIINWHNNLRNIEYQIKTSDNPRLWLEIHLTGLLDSQEINSFKNKQENKNNTTIEKHESIKNKAIINKENMSDEIRKKSIKEHINGEELIVKKEEKLEIFNVPAKESMENISDNYQNDSRPNNLKDKWELILSKLELPSTRMLLKQQAELESFNSEKITIALSPNWENMIKSRKVIIEDTVKKIFGEQIILNFSTKQLTKSNPTNSPSNKNEVKNLKEIKTIEPKTNFSTKISKEETYDDSSKNLADFFNGEIIDIDE
- the rpmI gene encoding 50S ribosomal protein L35, translated to MSKLKTRKSAAKRFKATATGKFMRRRAFHNHLLDHKSSKVKRHLSTKAVVDERDADNVRLMIPYA
- a CDS encoding glycosyltransferase; the protein is MSTSFYKNRRLKSFLFLNACFLVAIIPHFYNIRGFFYFILTLSFLIAFYGLIVISRNFKRNNFLNTFSSRVSNKDLPFLDILVAARDEENVIARLVERLFNLDYPTNKLNIYIIDDGSSDKTPLILDRLSRQFEKLKVISRSPNAGGGKSGALNYALKFTHGEWLLVLDADAQLKKDSLIRLFSFVEEGDWSAVQLRKSVTNVSKNFLTSCQSMEMAMDAIFQYGRLSVAGVSELRGNGQLIKKDTLLACGSFNEETVTDDLDLSLRLLLSQSRIGILWDPPVMEEAVENLNALLAQRQRWAEGGLQRFFDYGDQLLTKKIDYFQKFDLTYFFILQYALPIISIFDLVFSIALLDSPIYFPISLTAFMLSGIAFWYGSYCKSEVPVLDKGNFLMIFLSVFYLSHWFLVIPWVTIKMSIFPKKILWRKTLHTGV
- a CDS encoding tetratricopeptide repeat protein — encoded protein: MEISSFQSYLIILFTVLIIISIFVFRQFLKTRSEEFNLVKFEQKGLDSLSKATELYEFGSVQIKKRLYAEATKTFLKAIENYENEPDEAKAIINNALGFSYAAQNEFKKAIKYYNYAIKSLPEYPIALNNLASAQQRLLEYDLAYATYQKVLVIDPKNKTAIKKSKELEKRNNYKPYEGIKNKGF
- the rplT gene encoding 50S ribosomal protein L20, encoding MARVKRGNIARKRRNKILNLAKGFRGGNKNLFRTANQRVMKALCNAYRDRRRRKRDFRRLWISRINASARINGTNYSKLINGMKNSEIIINRKMLAQLALNDPKCFEKIVSSVSH
- a CDS encoding glycosyltransferase family 1 protein, with the translated sequence MKIALFTETFLPKVDGIVTRLTKTIEFLIKNGNEVIIFCPEGCPESYMGATVVGVAAMPLPLYPELKLGLPGPAVSDKLEKFNPDLIHVVNPAVLGLGGIWLAKTNNIPLIASYHTHLPKYLEHYGMGMLEPLLWELLKAAHNQALLNLCTSTAMVNELKDKGIQRTALWQRGVDTYSFRPDLRSERMREKLFGKYKDADYLLIYVGRLSAEKQIERIKPVLESIPNACLALVGDGPYRNQLEKIFENTKTNFIGYLSGDELASAYASGDIFLFPSSTETLGLVLLEAMAAGCPVIGANKGGIPDIISDGINGCLYDPDEKDNGEQSLIEATKKILENEDKREVMRKEARNEAEKWDWNQATLQLQNYYENTLKEID